Genomic segment of Sodaliphilus pleomorphus:
ATGTGCGCGACAGCGCGCCCAAGCTGGTGCTGCGGCACGACGGCGAGGCCTCCAGTTGCTGAATCATTTCCTCGCAAGAGAGCTTCACCTCGCCCACAGGAAACTCGTGGTGCACGCTGCGCAGGTAGCGCATGGGCGCTATGCCCGAGCGATGCTGCTGTAGCGCGTCGAGGCACTCACTGGCATTGTTGCCAATTGCCGAAATCACGCCCATGCCTGTGATGACAATTCTCTCTCTCATGATTACTCTTCCTGGTCGTTGCACATTGCCGGCGTTGCCTGCTGCCGCGGCTCACTTCGTTCTATGCTTTGACACAAAATCGGCAAGAACGTTTATCGACTTGAAAATTTCTTTTCCCTTTTTAGGGTCGCTCAAGCGCAGGCCGTAGTTCTTCTCGAGCAGTACAATCAGCTCAAGAGCGTCGATCGAGTCCAGTCCCAGCCCTTCGCCGAAGAGCGGGCTGTCGTTGTCGATATCGGCTGGCTCGATTTCTTCAAGATTCAACGCCTCGATGATTTGCCTTTTCAATTGTTCTTTTAAATCTTCCATAACAAAACGTTTGAAGCTACAAATTTACTCATTTTAATCGTTATCGTGTGTTATTGTACCCAAAAATACTTTTACCCACGCAACAAAGCTGTGACTTGCAACCAGCCGTCGCCCTTGCTGCTGCGCCTGCAAGTTTGGGCTCAAATGTGTGTTTGCTATGCACAGGAATGTGCATTTTTCTTTGAAATGTGGTTCTTTATGTTTATCTTTGAGCTGAAAATGTGTGCTGTTTTAAACTGAAGACTCGTTTTACAGTCACAATAAAGTAACGATGAGTATTATTTAACACTAAAGATGATGATTATGAAAAAATTGGTATTGCTCTTGATTGTCGCATTGGCCTTGGGCGCGTCGTCGGCTCAAGCTGTGACGGGTAAGCGCTTGCCCCGCAAGGCACGCAAGGTTGCGGTTGCAGCAGTCAAGTATAACTACACCGGCACCTATGAGAACTCCTTTGCCGACTACGAGGGAAATCCTGTGACTACCTATTTGGCTATCAACTACGACGCCTCGACGGGCGAGGCCACGGGTGAATATAAAAACGACGAGGGCGAGGTGATTCCCATCGTGGGCAAGGTGGAGGGCGGCAAGCTGAAATGCCACCAGGCCGACCCCAATGCCGACTTGCTCAATCAGGTTGACCTCACGCTTCACTTCTACGACAACAACCGGCTCAAGGTGGATGAGATAAGCGGCGCTTTCAAGCGCACTTCGAGCGAGTATACGGCCATCGAGATGCGGGCTCCAGAGCAGGCCGAGTCGTCGGCCCCAAGCAAGAGCTTGCAAGAGGCAGGCGAAGAGGTGAAGAAGGCTGCCGCCGCAGGTCAGCCCGAGCCCACGCGTTGAGCCTCGACAGGTTTTCTTTAAAAAGTATTTCAATGCCCGCAGCGGTTATGTGGCCAGTGTGCCACACAGCGTTGCGGGCTTGCTGTGCTTCATGCACTGGTGTTGTAGAGCTTGGCCAGTGTGGCGGCATCAAAGTCGGGGTCGCCCTTGCGTGTCACGACCACGAGCGCGTCGTAGTGGTCGCGGTCGGTGCAATCGAGCCAGCCCGTGATGGCGCTGCTCGTGACGGGATCTTGAAACAAGTGGGTGGTACCCTCCACGATCACTTGTGGGTCAAATGCCGGCAGCACGCCGAACATCGTCTCGCCGTAGTACTTGTTGCGTATCGCTATTTCTCCTGTCACGATGTTGGGCAGGGTGTAGACAAATATTGCCGGGCTCGGATAGTAGTTGGCCGTGTCGTCGATAGTGTGCTGGTACTCGGCATCGTCGCATAGCGAACCCGTGCGGTTGTAGAATACCACAGCGCGGTCTTCGCAGTCGGTCTTGCGTGGCGTTTCGAGTTGGAGCAGCAGCTCGCTTGCCACAAAGCCCAGGCGGCACAGTCCGTCCATCTTGAAAAATTTGGGATAACCGCCTATGTGCTTGCGGTACACCTCTTTCAACAATTCGCCTCCAGCGCTGTGTGTGTCGATTGTGTGATTGTCGACAATGATGTGGTGTGGTGTTATTCTCACCCAGTGCATGACGTTTCTCCTTCCTTTGTGTTATTATGCTGTTGCGATGTTTCGTCGGCAATTTTCTTGTAGAGAATGGCGGCATTGCAGCCTCCAAATCCCGATAGCAGTTTCACAAACTCCTGCTTGGCAGTGTAGCGGTTCTCGTTGCTCACCTTCACAGGATGCGACACGCCCAGGTGCTCAAAGCCGCGTGTGGCCAGCACGGTATGGTCGTCGATACTGTGCATCGACAGCACAGCTTCGAGCACACCGGCTGCACCCATGGTGTGGCCATAATAGCCTTTCATTGTGTTGACAGGGACGTCGATCAGGCCCGCGCGATCGATAGCTATCGACTCCATCTCGTCGTTGTAGAGGGTCGACGTGCCATGGCAGTTGACCATGGCGATCTTGTTCAAGTCCTGGCCCTGCAGCACTGCACGCAAGGCGCGGTAGCTGCCCTCGCCGGTGCGTGATGGCCCCGAAATGTGATTGGCATCGTTGCGAATGGCGCCACGAGCCGCCGTCCACAGTCCATGGGCCTGAGCGGTGCGCTTGTAGATAATAGTTGCTGCGGCCTCGCCCAGATTCAACCCACAGCGGTCGCGGTCGAAAGGTTTGCACGCTACTGGCGACAATGCATGGAACGACTGGAACCCCGAAACGATGAAGCGCGACTGCACGTCGGCTCCCGTCACCACGGCACAGTCGTAACGGCCACTTTCCAGGGCGCGCATGGCAACGATTTGGGCACACAAGCCCGAGATGCAGGCGTTGGACACTGTGATGGGCGTGTTGGGGTTCCCCAGCAGGCGGGCAATCTTGCGCGCTGTCACGCCCAGCAGCACGCTCTGCCCTGGGCAGCGAGGACTGCGTGAGTCGAGCAACTCCACATTGCCCTTGGTGCTGGAAAACACCAGCAGCACGCGGGGCGAGGCTATGTCGATGCCGGCAGTGGCAAGTGCTCCTGTGATGGCAAGCAGGCACAGCTGTTCAAAACGGGTGCATTGCGCCCCGCTGGCCAGCCCGTTGGCAATTGAGAGAAAGTGGCTGTGCACTTGATCCCAGTCCATGAGAGAGGCTGTGAAAGGCTGGGGCACATCGTGCCATCCCGAGTAGGTCGTGAGCATTGATTTCCCCGCTTTCACGGCCTCGTAGTTTTCGCCTGTGCCGTAGCCCAAGGGCGACACAATACAGTCGCCTATCTTGGCAATCATTTCTCCTGTATCCATTTCTTCTTCCATTGTGCGTAAAATGGCGGATTGGTCCACATGAGCTGGTAGTTGCGGTCGAGAAACACCTGCACCGTGTGCCCGGTAGCATAGAGCTCGTTGGTGTCCTGGTCGCGTATTTGATAGTCGAAAATCAACTTGGCAGCGTCGCAGGGCCTGTAGTAGATGTCGATGCGGGGACGGGTGCCCCGGCGCATGGCACGTTCATACTTGAAGGAGAGCTCCACCAGCGGTGCATAGCAGCCGTTGGCATAGATGCTGTCGTAGCCTATGCCGTATTTCTTGCCAAATGCCTCGCGGGCGTCTTCAAAATAAAGGGAATAGGCTCCGTGCCACACAAATTGCATGGAGTCGACCTCGCTGAAACGTATTTCCAGGTTCTTTGAGGCCATGAGGGTGTTGCTGTGTATGCTTTGTGCCATAGTCTATTTCATTTCACTGTCGGTCACGGCTATTTTCATTTCGCCCGAAGCTATTGTCTCGCCACCTGTTGTGATTGTGGCCTCGACCAGGGTGAGGCCCATGATTTCTTCTTTTACCTTGATTGTCGTGGTGAGTATCTCGCCCACACGCGGGCAACGGTTCACCACCATGCCGTGTATGGCGCCTATGAATCCCAGTTGGATGGGCCGGTTTAGCAGGTACTTGTTGGTAAAACCGAGTCGGGCTGCACAGGTCTGTGCCATGTTTTCGGCCAGCGCACAGCCGTTGAGCAGGCCTTGCTCTGCAAAGATGTTGTCTTCTCTCACGGTGAATCGCGTGGTGGTGCTCGTTGTGTCGCAGTGCACAAGCCGGTCGATCATTACGAAGGGATCTTGCTGGGGCAGGAGCTCGTGCACGTCGATGTTGTTGAAGTTGTAGTCGGTCATTTCCAGAAATCGTAGTAGTTGAACCACTGGTGCGGATAGCGCTTGAGTGTGGCCTCAAGGTTGCGGGCATAGGCCTGGGCCAGCGATTGCATCTTGTCTTTGGGTTTTACAGCATCGCTGGATGGAGCAATCTCGGCAATGATGATGCGGTAGCGCTTCACGTTATCCTTCATCACCTGCACAGCGAGCACGGGCAGGTCGCGTTGCACAGCGAGCGCAAAAGGCCCCAGCGGGAACTTGGCCTTGGCACCCATGAAATCGCATTTTAAATACCGGGGAGATCCCAGGATGCGGTCGGCTGGTATGCTTAAAATCTCCCCGTTGTCCAGGGCGTTGCTCATCATGAAAAGGTGCGACATGTCGTCGCTCACAGGGATCATGGCGATGTTGTTTTTCTCAAGCTCTTTCTTCCTGTTTTGCATGATGGTGATGGCTTCGCCGCTATATACCAGGGCGTTGAGTCGCTTGAGCCTGGCACTCAGCGTGTAGCCGGCAATCTCGTAGTTGCCGGTGTGGGAACTCAGTATCAAGAAGCTGCCTTCCTTGTGCTCCAGCTCTCGGTAGCGTTCATAGTGCTCCAGCGTGAAGTCGAAAGAGCCCCCCGAGTACATGTAGAAGCGGTCGATGATGACCTGCCCGAAGCGGTAGTGGTTTTTCCCTACTGCAACAAAGGCTTTTACCCGGTTGTAGCCCAGCCGTTGCCTGAAGTAGCGGTACTGGGCCAGGTAGCCCTTGTGCCCGAAAAGCATGCAGCATGGCACTACGGCCACGGCAAGCCCTGCATAGATGAACCGCAGATTCATGACCTTGAACGATGCAATGAGCATGCGGTGCATCCAGGGTGTGCCCTTGGTGTTGCCTTTCCACTGGCGTTCCATGACTTGATGAGTGTTCTTGACCGAGGCGACAGGTGCCGGCGCCTTTTACTGGTGATTGACTTTGCTCTCGATGTAGTCGCAAAATTGTTGCAGGGTGGCGACACCGGCCATTTCTTCGGGCTTTATCTTGAAGCCGAACTGTTTCTCGACAATGACCACGATGTCGACATAGTCAAGGCTGTCGATGCCCAGGTCGTCTTTCAATTTTGCCCCCGGGGCAATCTTGTCTTCATCTATTTCAAGATCCTCGATGAGAAAATGCTTTACTTTTTCTTCTATTTCTTTTCTTTCCATATTTTATGCTATTGTGTTGTTGGTTCTATTTCTTGTTTTCCTGCTGCAAGGGGCTCATGGCTTGCTGCACACCACGATGCTGTGCCCTTGTCCCAGGTTGTCGTGCACATCCTCTATTTTGAGGCCGGCTTGGCCTATGAGCCTTGCCAAGTCGTCGCTGTGCATCATCTTGCTGTTGCCGTTGGCCATGGCAGTGAAGTAGAGGCTCACTTGAGTGAGACAGAAGGCGGCTGGCTCGTAGCGCTGCCTGTCCCACAATGTCTCCATGATGTAGAGGCGGCTGTGCTCGTCCATCACCTTGGCAGCTCGGCCCAGTATGCTCACTATCTGGTCTTCGGCAAAGCAGTCCAGAAACTGGCTCATCCACACTGCATCAAAGTGCGGCTCGGTTGGGAACTGAGCTTCAGGGTCGAGCAAGTCGATGCCGTGGCCGTGCAGTCGGGAGGCTTCGGCAAGGCCTTGGGTCGCCTCGCGCATCATCTCGATTTGCTGTGGCAGGTCGAGAACGGTGACGTTGATTGCAGGGTCATGCTTCAGGCAGCGCACTGCCCACCGCCCGGTGTTGCCCCCCACGTCGCACAGCGTCTTGGGCTTGCGTTCAAACACGATGTTGAGTGCCTCGTCAAATGCGCTGTCGCTGTAGAAGTGGTCAAAGGCCAGCCAGCTCTGACGGGCATGGCGGGGTAGCTGCGAGAGACCCTCGTAGATTGTAGGCCAGTTGCCCAGAGCTTTCAGCCCTGCCGGTTTGCCCTCGTTCAACGCCTGCTCCAGGCGAAACATGCCCTCGTAGTTCACATCGTTGTTAAAGTCGATGTTGACGCGGGTGGCCGGGTCGTTGATGAGAAACCAGCCTGTCTTTGCGAGCCTGAAACGGTTGCTGTCTTTGTCGACAAGCACTGT
This window contains:
- a CDS encoding phosphopantetheine-binding protein, which encodes MEDLKEQLKRQIIEALNLEEIEPADIDNDSPLFGEGLGLDSIDALELIVLLEKNYGLRLSDPKKGKEIFKSINVLADFVSKHRTK
- a CDS encoding beta-ketoacyl-[acyl-carrier-protein] synthase family protein, encoding MEEEMDTGEMIAKIGDCIVSPLGYGTGENYEAVKAGKSMLTTYSGWHDVPQPFTASLMDWDQVHSHFLSIANGLASGAQCTRFEQLCLLAITGALATAGIDIASPRVLLVFSSTKGNVELLDSRSPRCPGQSVLLGVTARKIARLLGNPNTPITVSNACISGLCAQIVAMRALESGRYDCAVVTGADVQSRFIVSGFQSFHALSPVACKPFDRDRCGLNLGEAAATIIYKRTAQAHGLWTAARGAIRNDANHISGPSRTGEGSYRALRAVLQGQDLNKIAMVNCHGTSTLYNDEMESIAIDRAGLIDVPVNTMKGYYGHTMGAAGVLEAVLSMHSIDDHTVLATRGFEHLGVSHPVKVSNENRYTAKQEFVKLLSGFGGCNAAILYKKIADETSQQHNNTKEGETSCTG
- a CDS encoding acyl-CoA thioesterase — translated: MAQSIHSNTLMASKNLEIRFSEVDSMQFVWHGAYSLYFEDAREAFGKKYGIGYDSIYANGCYAPLVELSFKYERAMRRGTRPRIDIYYRPCDAAKLIFDYQIRDQDTNELYATGHTVQVFLDRNYQLMWTNPPFYAQWKKKWIQEK
- a CDS encoding pseudouridylate synthase, with product MTDYNFNNIDVHELLPQQDPFVMIDRLVHCDTTSTTTRFTVREDNIFAEQGLLNGCALAENMAQTCAARLGFTNKYLLNRPIQLGFIGAIHGMVVNRCPRVGEILTTTIKVKEEIMGLTLVEATITTGGETIASGEMKIAVTDSEMK
- a CDS encoding acyltransferase produces the protein MERQWKGNTKGTPWMHRMLIASFKVMNLRFIYAGLAVAVVPCCMLFGHKGYLAQYRYFRQRLGYNRVKAFVAVGKNHYRFGQVIIDRFYMYSGGSFDFTLEHYERYRELEHKEGSFLILSSHTGNYEIAGYTLSARLKRLNALVYSGEAITIMQNRKKELEKNNIAMIPVSDDMSHLFMMSNALDNGEILSIPADRILGSPRYLKCDFMGAKAKFPLGPFALAVQRDLPVLAVQVMKDNVKRYRIIIAEIAPSSDAVKPKDKMQSLAQAYARNLEATLKRYPHQWFNYYDFWK
- a CDS encoding acyl carrier protein, with amino-acid sequence MERKEIEEKVKHFLIEDLEIDEDKIAPGAKLKDDLGIDSLDYVDIVVIVEKQFGFKIKPEEMAGVATLQQFCDYIESKVNHQ
- a CDS encoding methyltransferase — protein: MNLSPALDCYTREQLSARDAQRMAEFIAFGPIVFQVSRLMLKLGILQLLRDSDTGLTIDEIAAAKGMTHYAVQVLVEASLTIGTVLVDKDSNRFRLAKTGWFLINDPATRVNIDFNNDVNYEGMFRLEQALNEGKPAGLKALGNWPTIYEGLSQLPRHARQSWLAFDHFYSDSAFDEALNIVFERKPKTLCDVGGNTGRWAVRCLKHDPAINVTVLDLPQQIEMMREATQGLAEASRLHGHGIDLLDPEAQFPTEPHFDAVWMSQFLDCFAEDQIVSILGRAAKVMDEHSRLYIMETLWDRQRYEPAAFCLTQVSLYFTAMANGNSKMMHSDDLARLIGQAGLKIEDVHDNLGQGHSIVVCSKP